Proteins found in one Methanooceanicella nereidis genomic segment:
- a CDS encoding alpha/beta fold hydrolase — protein MIKYDKIKIDGLDIFYREAGMRNLPAILLLHGFPASSHMFRRLIPALQDRFHLIAPDYPGFGNSSMPAVDEFEYSFDNIANIVGKFIEKMGLEKFGLYLMDYGAPVGFRIAVNEPERIESLIIQNGNAYEEGLREFWIPLKKYWKDPTPENEMELRKFLTLESTIWQYTNGVRDIRSISPDNWNMDQSFLDRPGNDLIQLRLFYDYRTNPPAYPEWQDYMRKHQPPALIVWGKNDLIFPAEGAYPFKNDLENIDFNLLDTGHFALEEDCEVIADKIIRFYDTRVAPTIEAPKAEAR, from the coding sequence ATGATCAAATATGATAAAATAAAGATCGACGGGCTCGACATTTTTTATCGCGAAGCAGGCATGCGGAATTTACCTGCCATACTATTGCTTCATGGTTTCCCTGCCTCGTCCCATATGTTCAGAAGGCTGATCCCTGCATTACAGGACCGATTTCACCTTATAGCGCCTGACTATCCGGGTTTCGGGAACAGTTCCATGCCAGCCGTGGACGAGTTCGAATACAGCTTTGACAATATTGCGAACATAGTCGGAAAGTTCATCGAAAAAATGGGCCTGGAGAAATTTGGCCTCTATCTAATGGACTATGGGGCTCCCGTAGGTTTTCGTATAGCTGTCAACGAGCCTGAACGTATAGAATCGCTTATTATACAGAACGGGAACGCTTACGAAGAAGGCCTTCGTGAGTTCTGGATACCCCTAAAAAAATACTGGAAAGACCCCACACCCGAAAATGAAATGGAATTAAGAAAATTTTTGACACTCGAATCGACTATATGGCAATATACAAATGGAGTACGGGACATAAGATCAATAAGCCCTGATAACTGGAACATGGATCAGTCATTCCTGGACCGCCCGGGAAATGACCTGATACAGCTTCGGCTATTCTACGATTATCGCACTAATCCTCCGGCGTATCCGGAGTGGCAGGACTATATGCGAAAGCACCAGCCGCCTGCGCTAATCGTGTGGGGAAAGAATGATCTGATATTCCCTGCGGAAGGGGCGTATCCTTTTAAAAATGATCTTGAAAATATTGATTTCAACCTGCTGGATACCGGACACTTTGCACTGGAAGAAGACTGCGAAGTAATAGCCGATAAGATAATACGGTTCTATGATACCAGAGTCGCCCCCACAATAGAGGCCCCGAAGGCGGAAGCGAGATAG
- a CDS encoding superoxide dismutase family protein, protein MKKTIFVLTILLVIAFSASAYARNEDVRQASAVLKDTNGKEVGLARFTEDESGLVRVEVNVEGLSPGLHGIHIHEVGSCSPTFAAAGGHYNPLGKKHGLSNPEGPHAGDLPNMGVNKDGKGYLNTTTDLATLSPGPTTLFDQDGSAIVIHSGPDDQISDPSGNSGDRVVCGVIKAE, encoded by the coding sequence ATGAAAAAAACGATTTTCGTTTTAACGATATTACTGGTCATCGCCTTTTCAGCCAGCGCATATGCCCGAAATGAAGATGTCAGGCAAGCGTCTGCAGTCTTGAAAGATACAAATGGCAAAGAAGTTGGTTTAGCTCGCTTCACTGAAGATGAAAGTGGTTTGGTCCGTGTCGAAGTTAATGTTGAGGGTCTATCCCCCGGACTGCATGGTATCCATATCCACGAAGTCGGCAGTTGCAGTCCGACATTCGCAGCTGCAGGCGGTCATTATAACCCTCTTGGAAAAAAACACGGTCTTAGTAATCCTGAAGGCCCGCATGCCGGCGACCTGCCCAATATGGGAGTAAATAAGGATGGCAAAGGATACCTGAACACTACTACCGACCTGGCGACACTTTCACCCGGCCCTACAACGTTATTCGATCAGGATGGAAGCGCCATTGTTATCCACTCCGGGCCAGATGACCAGATAAGCGATCCTTCCGGCAACAGTGGCGACAGGGTCGTTTGCGGAGTCATCAAAGCAGAATAA
- a CDS encoding DUF1622 domain-containing protein, producing the protein MIDVEYYIINGALWIKQIAELISIILIAAGIIVASYKILQIIRSPSLKSYNLARLAFSRYLVLALEFMLAADILVTAIEPTWEDLGMLAAIAAIRTFLNFFLQREMKEEEMAVEKSA; encoded by the coding sequence ATGATAGACGTTGAATATTATATCATTAACGGCGCGTTGTGGATAAAACAGATCGCCGAACTGATAAGTATCATTTTAATAGCTGCAGGTATCATTGTAGCTTCATATAAAATTTTACAAATTATCAGATCACCGAGCCTGAAAAGTTATAATCTTGCACGACTGGCTTTTTCAAGATATCTGGTGTTGGCCCTGGAGTTCATGCTCGCTGCGGATATACTGGTAACGGCGATCGAGCCGACCTGGGAAGATCTGGGTATGCTGGCTGCTATTGCGGCGATAAGGACGTTCCTTAACTTCTTTTTACAGCGCGAGATGAAAGAAGAAGAGATGGCGGTAGAAAAAAGTGCTTGA
- a CDS encoding arylsulfatase, whose product MATKKPNILVIWGDDIGYWNISAYSKGMMGYRTPNIDRIANEGIIFTDYYGEQSCTAGRAAFITGQSVFRTGLSKVGMPGADQGIRAEDPTIAELLKPLGYATGQFGKNHFGDRDEFLPTNHGFDEFFGNLYHLNAEEEPEQRDYPPEKDFPDFKKKFGPRGVLHCYADGRIEDTGPLTKKRMETVDEEFLKAAKDFIERQHKAGKPFFVWFNTTHMHFRTHAKPKSIGQSGRWQSEYHDVMIDHDKHVGEMLDLLDKLGIANDTIVMYSTDNGPHMNTWPDAGMTPFRNEKNSNWEGAFRVPCMARWPGKIKPGTVSNDIVSHLDWLPTLLAAAGEPEIKEKLLKGHKAGNKKFKVHLDGFNMLPYLTGKEKKNPRQGFIYFSDDGDLVALRYDNWKTVFMEQRAEGTLRIWAEPFVPLRVPKIFNLRTDPFERADITSNTYYDWLLDHAFMLVPAQDMVRRFMETFKEFPPRQKAASFTIDKGLEMMKKGIGD is encoded by the coding sequence ATAGCGACAAAAAAACCTAATATTTTGGTCATCTGGGGAGATGACATCGGCTACTGGAACATAAGCGCCTATAGTAAGGGCATGATGGGCTATCGTACGCCAAACATAGACCGCATAGCGAATGAAGGCATAATATTCACAGACTACTATGGCGAACAAAGCTGTACGGCTGGCAGAGCGGCTTTCATAACAGGCCAGAGCGTTTTCCGCACAGGATTAAGTAAAGTAGGAATGCCAGGGGCTGACCAGGGCATTCGGGCTGAAGACCCGACTATTGCGGAATTGTTGAAACCTCTCGGATACGCGACAGGCCAGTTCGGGAAAAACCATTTTGGCGACAGGGATGAGTTCCTGCCGACCAACCACGGCTTCGACGAGTTCTTCGGCAACCTCTATCACCTGAACGCGGAGGAAGAACCGGAACAAAGGGATTACCCCCCTGAAAAGGATTTCCCGGACTTCAAGAAAAAATTCGGCCCTCGCGGAGTGCTTCACTGTTATGCGGACGGCCGTATAGAAGATACTGGCCCGCTGACTAAAAAGCGGATGGAGACAGTGGACGAGGAGTTCCTTAAGGCCGCGAAGGATTTCATCGAACGCCAGCATAAAGCAGGAAAACCGTTTTTCGTATGGTTCAACACGACGCACATGCACTTCCGCACACATGCCAAACCAAAGAGTATCGGCCAGTCCGGAAGATGGCAGTCCGAATACCACGACGTTATGATAGACCATGATAAGCATGTGGGAGAAATGCTCGACCTGCTGGATAAGTTAGGTATAGCGAACGATACGATAGTCATGTACAGTACGGATAACGGGCCGCATATGAATACATGGCCTGACGCGGGAATGACACCTTTCCGCAACGAAAAGAACTCGAACTGGGAGGGGGCTTTCAGGGTTCCGTGCATGGCAAGATGGCCCGGAAAGATCAAGCCAGGCACCGTGTCAAACGATATCGTTAGCCATCTTGACTGGCTGCCGACTTTGCTTGCGGCAGCAGGGGAGCCGGAAATAAAAGAGAAACTTCTCAAAGGCCATAAGGCAGGTAATAAAAAATTCAAAGTACACCTTGACGGCTTCAACATGCTTCCATACCTGACAGGCAAGGAGAAAAAGAACCCACGCCAGGGATTCATATATTTCTCGGACGACGGAGATCTTGTAGCCCTGCGATATGATAACTGGAAAACAGTGTTCATGGAACAGCGAGCAGAGGGCACACTTCGTATATGGGCAGAACCTTTCGTACCGCTGCGTGTTCCGAAGATCTTTAACCTGCGAACGGACCCGTTCGAGAGGGCGGATATTACATCGAACACCTATTATGACTGGTTGCTGGATCACGCGTTCATGCTTGTGCCTGCGCAGGACATGGTCAGGAGGTTTATGGAAACATTTAAGGAATTCCCTCCGCGGCAGAAGGCTGCAAGCTTTACCATCGACAAGGGCCTCGAAATGATGAAGAAAGGCATTGGTGATTAA
- a CDS encoding OmpL47-type beta-barrel domain-containing protein, with translation MKSGVPSLAVVIILCILIAQTVNAASPTVNDLLAEPHIIKSPQPTTISYTLDDVGISRVILEIYDQNNVLVRNIDQGVKSSGSYSIVWDGCDNNGNYLEDGIYSVRVNSTDIYSFSKKWGQPSDIISSSYPLSVIVNGSGNVFVSGFNMYMDNNVYKTKSFIYVFNPDGTYQESLILGESTNFMENLPLDMAFNSSGYMFVTEPVDVVVYSPDLSYYGRFGVMGNGTGEFLLAMGIDIDQSNDHIYVADSYNNRIQVFDSDYNFVDTWGMGGTEPGNFTRPFDLAINSSGYVYVADYGNKRVQVFSSDGSLVSAWSSDPGGVSGIAINDSDFVYVTNDLSDNVSVFDKNGNFLYTWDITNEPLPGFIPLRIPIDIGLNDEVYYPHIYVSATDMSMSNFICVTDSEGNSLDTIDFISQPGGFSGASGIAVNSSGYIYVVDKVCIQIFDPDGNFVGYGSNLPRCPNSIAINSSDHVYVTDYMQGTVFVFDPDNNFVRSWSLNFDMNFFGIPLGMTIPAYLYDIAIDQYENVYVTNMPALPMMTGNYKIKIYDPNGNPINSWCGGDIFSSFFDLLINPPTDEEELNEFMEKWGDLWNMANNMFDFSQFTGIAINSSGYVYTVVKTNSTYSNILVINQSGVIVNGWGGYGSQDGQINTPYGIAINSSDYVFVADSGNDRFQIFDPAGNFVYRLGVNGSGDGEFKGPTGIEINGDDDVLIADTGNYRVQVFEYFINVFDDAAVYVDSIPPVSSVVLYGTSGTGGWYTSDVTGSIIGIDNVSGVDHSQYSFDCNDWTDGSTFTVSSEGTGKVYYRSVDNGGNIELAKNVTISIDKTLPVAYCSLDGLPGNNGWYISEVAVTLTANDGVSGVAKIEYNIDGAGWTDYACTFNISEGQHILTYRSVDIAGNIGDSESETINVDMSAPIIQCSLSGSKANQGWFESDVTVTLTASDSISGINYTEYSIEGVNWNIYVKPFKVPLDRQKTIFYRTVDNASNPADGSQFIYFPPQSVPNLYSVTTPVTTPTATAIPSVSITPTTDPSPTPVPVTPTPEPSMAISDDQWNDTGLLLILLALAIISGVAAYFLWIKPRQ, from the coding sequence TTGAAATCCGGGGTGCCATCATTAGCGGTAGTTATAATCTTATGTATTTTAATTGCTCAGACAGTAAATGCTGCAAGTCCAACTGTTAACGATCTGCTTGCTGAACCACACATTATTAAATCACCGCAACCAACTACGATAAGCTATACGCTGGATGACGTTGGAATATCACGGGTCATCCTGGAGATATATGACCAAAACAACGTCCTTGTAAGGAATATCGACCAGGGAGTAAAAAGCAGCGGGTCTTACAGTATAGTCTGGGACGGGTGCGATAATAATGGCAACTATCTGGAAGACGGCATTTATTCAGTAAGGGTCAATTCTACGGATATCTACTCGTTTTCTAAAAAATGGGGCCAGCCTTCTGATATAATATCTTCGTCCTATCCGTTAAGCGTTATTGTAAACGGTAGCGGAAATGTATTTGTGTCCGGTTTCAATATGTATATGGATAATAACGTTTACAAAACGAAATCATTCATTTACGTTTTTAACCCCGATGGAACATATCAGGAAAGCCTGATACTGGGTGAATCCACGAACTTTATGGAAAATTTACCCCTTGATATGGCTTTTAACTCTAGCGGTTATATGTTCGTGACAGAGCCGGTCGATGTGGTGGTATATTCTCCGGATCTCTCATACTACGGACGGTTTGGGGTCATGGGTAATGGCACCGGAGAATTCCTGTTGGCAATGGGTATCGACATAGATCAATCTAACGATCATATCTATGTCGCAGATTCTTATAATAATCGAATTCAGGTCTTCGACAGTGATTATAACTTTGTAGACACATGGGGGATGGGGGGAACTGAGCCCGGTAACTTCACCAGGCCCTTCGACCTGGCCATAAACTCTTCAGGCTATGTATATGTCGCAGATTATGGAAATAAGCGCGTACAGGTTTTCTCTTCGGATGGCTCGCTTGTGAGCGCATGGAGCAGCGACCCCGGAGGCGTATCAGGCATAGCGATAAATGACAGCGACTTTGTTTATGTCACTAATGATCTTAGCGATAATGTAAGCGTATTTGATAAAAATGGAAATTTCCTTTATACATGGGATATAACTAATGAGCCCTTACCCGGGTTTATTCCCCTGCGAATTCCCATCGATATAGGACTGAATGATGAAGTATATTATCCGCATATTTATGTCTCGGCGACCGATATGTCGATGTCAAATTTTATTTGCGTGACGGACTCCGAGGGGAATAGTCTGGACACAATTGATTTTATATCACAGCCCGGCGGTTTCTCAGGAGCTTCAGGTATCGCAGTTAATTCTAGCGGTTACATATATGTCGTAGATAAAGTCTGTATCCAGATATTTGATCCGGATGGGAACTTCGTCGGCTACGGCAGCAATCTTCCAAGATGCCCGAACAGTATCGCCATCAATAGTAGCGATCACGTTTATGTAACGGACTATATGCAGGGTACAGTGTTCGTATTTGATCCTGATAACAATTTTGTCAGATCATGGTCTTTGAACTTTGACATGAATTTTTTTGGCATTCCTTTAGGCATGACCATACCTGCTTATCTTTACGATATTGCTATTGATCAATACGAAAATGTTTACGTTACTAATATGCCGGCACTGCCAATGATGACCGGCAACTATAAGATCAAGATCTACGACCCGAATGGCAACCCGATCAATAGCTGGTGCGGCGGTGACATATTCAGTTCATTTTTCGATCTGCTGATCAATCCGCCAACAGATGAAGAAGAATTAAATGAATTTATGGAAAAATGGGGAGATCTCTGGAACATGGCGAACAATATGTTTGACTTCAGCCAGTTCACGGGTATCGCCATAAATTCCAGCGGATATGTGTATACCGTAGTAAAAACGAATAGTACCTATAGCAATATTTTAGTGATCAATCAATCAGGGGTAATCGTTAATGGGTGGGGCGGATATGGCAGCCAGGACGGGCAGATAAATACGCCCTATGGAATCGCCATAAACTCAAGCGATTATGTCTTTGTTGCTGATTCCGGTAATGATCGTTTCCAGATCTTTGACCCCGCGGGTAATTTTGTATACAGGCTGGGGGTAAATGGCAGCGGAGACGGAGAGTTCAAAGGCCCCACCGGCATAGAGATCAACGGCGATGATGACGTGCTTATAGCCGATACCGGTAATTACCGCGTGCAGGTATTCGAATACTTTATCAATGTCTTCGATGACGCCGCTGTTTACGTGGACAGCATCCCGCCGGTATCTTCGGTCGTTTTGTACGGCACGTCGGGCACCGGCGGGTGGTATACCTCGGACGTTACTGGGAGTATCATAGGGATCGATAATGTTTCCGGAGTCGATCATTCACAATATAGTTTTGACTGTAATGACTGGACTGACGGCTCAACGTTTACTGTCTCGAGCGAAGGGACCGGCAAGGTGTATTATCGTTCTGTCGATAACGGCGGTAATATTGAACTTGCGAAAAATGTTACGATAAGTATTGATAAAACGCTTCCCGTCGCGTATTGTTCGCTGGACGGCCTGCCCGGTAACAATGGCTGGTATATCTCAGAGGTAGCAGTGACACTCACTGCCAACGATGGCGTATCCGGGGTCGCGAAAATTGAGTATAACATCGACGGAGCCGGATGGACAGATTACGCATGTACGTTCAATATCAGCGAAGGGCAGCATATATTGACCTACAGGAGCGTGGACATAGCTGGAAATATAGGTGACTCTGAAAGCGAGACTATAAACGTTGACATGTCAGCACCTATAATTCAATGCAGCCTGAGCGGCTCTAAGGCTAACCAGGGCTGGTTTGAATCGGATGTCACGGTCACTCTTACGGCAAGTGACAGTATATCAGGGATAAACTATACTGAATACAGCATTGAGGGTGTTAACTGGAACATATACGTAAAACCGTTCAAAGTACCGCTTGACAGGCAGAAAACGATATTTTATCGTACAGTAGATAATGCAAGCAACCCTGCTGACGGCAGCCAGTTCATTTACTTCCCGCCGCAAAGCGTCCCTAACCTGTATTCCGTAACAACGCCGGTCACAACACCAACGGCGACAGCTATTCCTTCAGTATCAATTACGCCCACAACAGATCCGTCACCTACACCGGTCCCGGTAACACCGACACCGGAGCCGTCAATGGCCATAAGTGATGATCAATGGAACGATACGGGTCTTTTGTTAATATTACTTGCATTAGCCATTATATCGGGTGTAGCGGCCTATTTCCTGTGGATAAAACCCAGGCAATAA
- a CDS encoding ammonium transporter has translation MPLDTGDTAWILVSTAMVLLMTPGVGFFYGGLVRKKNIISMIAMAFVALAVITLQWVLFGYSLAFGSDIMGFIGGLDYIGLAGVSLETPDGATIPPILFMVFQLVFAALTLAILTSVFAERVKLSSFIIFGILWSTLVYDPLAHWVWGGGWLASLGALDFAGGTVVHISSGFSALAIAFVIGKRVGFGRDLMEPSNIPIALLGAGILWFGWFGFNAGSALAANGLAANAFVVTNVAAAAGAVAWMLMSWKDSRPASLGIVSGAIAGLVAITPAAGYVDAMGAIVIGLVAGLLCYWAMLFRIKKGLDESLDAWAIHGMGGLWGAIATGIFAVAAINGYTGLIYGNVDQFIAQIIAVVAAMVYAFVVSFVLAKVIDMTIGLRVKEEEEYVGLDVSQHGERAYH, from the coding sequence ATGCCTTTGGACACAGGAGATACTGCGTGGATTCTAGTCTCAACAGCAATGGTCTTGCTGATGACTCCCGGTGTTGGATTCTTCTACGGGGGACTTGTAAGAAAGAAGAACATTATTTCGATGATAGCGATGGCGTTCGTAGCGCTGGCTGTGATCACCCTCCAGTGGGTACTGTTCGGGTACAGCCTTGCGTTCGGCTCGGACATTATGGGCTTTATAGGCGGACTGGACTATATTGGTCTGGCCGGCGTAAGCCTGGAGACTCCTGACGGCGCCACTATACCTCCGATATTATTCATGGTATTCCAGCTTGTATTCGCAGCGCTGACTCTAGCTATACTGACATCGGTGTTCGCCGAGAGAGTAAAGCTCTCTTCATTCATAATATTCGGTATACTCTGGTCGACGCTGGTATATGACCCGCTCGCCCACTGGGTATGGGGAGGCGGATGGCTGGCGTCCCTTGGAGCGCTTGACTTCGCTGGCGGAACTGTAGTTCACATAAGCTCGGGTTTCTCGGCGCTAGCAATAGCGTTCGTGATAGGCAAGCGCGTCGGCTTCGGAAGGGATCTCATGGAACCGAGCAACATTCCTATAGCACTGCTCGGAGCGGGCATACTATGGTTCGGATGGTTCGGTTTCAACGCAGGCAGCGCCCTTGCAGCTAACGGTCTTGCAGCTAACGCATTTGTAGTCACTAACGTAGCTGCGGCAGCGGGCGCGGTCGCATGGATGCTTATGAGCTGGAAAGATTCAAGGCCCGCATCGCTGGGTATAGTGAGCGGCGCTATAGCCGGTCTTGTAGCGATCACTCCTGCGGCAGGATATGTCGATGCAATGGGAGCGATCGTGATAGGATTAGTGGCAGGACTGCTCTGTTACTGGGCTATGCTCTTCAGGATAAAGAAAGGTCTTGATGAAAGCCTTGATGCGTGGGCTATTCACGGTATGGGCGGCTTATGGGGTGCCATCGCGACTGGTATCTTTGCGGTCGCAGCGATCAACGGCTACACAGGGCTTATCTACGGTAACGTAGACCAGTTCATAGCACAGATCATAGCAGTAGTCGCCGCTATGGTATACGCGTTCGTGGTCTCATTCGTCCTTGCGAAAGTCATCGATATGACGATCGGCCTCAGGGTCAAGGAGGAAGAGGAATATGTCGGTCTCGATGTCTCACAGCATGGAGAACGGGCTTATCATTAA
- a CDS encoding DPP IV N-terminal domain-containing protein — MFRYPGNLCMIMMIAVIVSVTGCFQETTPSVNDNNGDIWKDVPNEKIVFMSKADSSSGELYLQDRNGITRLTNNDRHENNPALSPDGKKVAFHAGDINDLLSWDIYVLDLETGEETRLTDNRVIDGHPDWSPDCTKLVFGSFRDAQGNPSGAADIYVINIDGTGLKRLTDSPYEDNDPEWSPDGTKIAFKSTRDTLQSAREEIYVMDSDGSNIRKLTTTSGSQSDHDPSWSPDSSEIVFTRYEGSRPWTDIVNTNILIENWKELTPWNVYKVDLGGNTEKLTNLGHMSGLPVFSGDGKNILYLKIDLIIIDGKAAGATHRLILIKPDGTGEKQLISDNVHTPTLEYYDW; from the coding sequence ATGTTTAGATATCCCGGGAACCTTTGCATGATAATGATGATCGCGGTAATCGTTTCGGTCACGGGTTGCTTCCAGGAAACTACGCCATCAGTCAATGATAATAATGGTGACATATGGAAGGACGTGCCTAACGAAAAGATAGTGTTCATGTCAAAAGCCGATTCGTCCTCAGGCGAATTGTATCTGCAGGACAGGAATGGTATAACTCGCCTGACGAATAATGACCGTCATGAGAACAATCCGGCATTATCCCCTGACGGTAAAAAAGTGGCTTTCCATGCAGGGGATATCAACGACCTGTTGAGCTGGGACATATACGTGCTTGACCTTGAGACCGGTGAAGAAACGCGGCTGACCGATAACCGTGTCATAGACGGCCATCCTGATTGGTCTCCGGATTGTACGAAGCTTGTATTCGGTTCCTTCCGTGATGCACAGGGTAATCCGTCGGGAGCTGCTGATATTTATGTTATCAATATTGATGGTACCGGATTAAAACGGCTGACGGACTCCCCATATGAAGACAACGATCCGGAATGGTCGCCTGACGGAACTAAAATAGCGTTCAAGTCAACCCGTGATACCTTGCAGAGTGCCCGTGAAGAGATATATGTAATGGACAGCGACGGCAGCAACATACGAAAATTAACGACTACCAGCGGCAGCCAGTCGGATCACGACCCGAGCTGGAGCCCGGATAGCTCAGAGATAGTGTTCACCCGCTACGAAGGCAGCAGGCCGTGGACGGATATAGTGAACACAAATATCCTGATTGAAAACTGGAAGGAACTTACGCCCTGGAACGTCTATAAGGTCGATCTCGGAGGAAATACTGAAAAACTGACGAACCTTGGCCATATGTCCGGTCTTCCTGTATTTTCAGGCGACGGGAAGAATATCCTGTACTTGAAGATCGACCTGATAATCATAGATGGTAAAGCAGCAGGCGCCACTCACAGGCTTATCCTGATAAAACCCGACGGTACTGGTGAAAAGCAGCTGATATCCGACAATGTACACACGCCAACACTCGAATACTACGACTGGTGA
- a CDS encoding anaerobic sulfatase maturase, protein MTNKIPARIHVLAKPTGAICNLNCSYCFFLDKESLYPDSDFRMSDKVLETYIRQLIESHKTKEVTVAWQGGEPTLMGIDFFKRAIEFQEKFKKPGMIFHNTLQTNGTLLNDEWCRFFRDNDYLIGISIDGPKELHDIYRKDKAGRPTFDRVMRGLRLLQKHNVEYNVLTAVNKINAERPLDVYRFLRDEACTTWMQFIPVVERINEEGTRLYQRGDVVSDRSVMPGQFGNFLNRIFDEWVRHDVGRIFVQTFEASIRNWLRLPSSGMCVFDPVCGYGMALEHNGDLYSCDHFVEPDYLLGNINETHLSEMAASDRQRKFGDDKLKTLPKYCLDCDVRFACHGECPKNRFLIAPSGEPGLNYLCDGYKSFFHHIDRPANLIAGLLLRGYPAENVMKLMAEEDRKHFKAGRNDPCPCGSGIKFKKCHGRPSVGVSQRYD, encoded by the coding sequence ATGACAAATAAGATCCCTGCACGGATACATGTGCTGGCAAAACCAACAGGGGCAATATGTAATCTTAACTGCTCTTATTGCTTCTTCCTGGATAAAGAAAGTCTCTATCCTGACAGTGATTTTCGTATGAGCGATAAAGTCCTGGAGACTTATATACGCCAGCTTATAGAGTCCCATAAAACTAAAGAAGTGACAGTAGCATGGCAGGGCGGAGAGCCCACATTAATGGGCATCGATTTCTTTAAGCGGGCTATCGAATTCCAGGAGAAATTTAAAAAGCCGGGCATGATCTTTCATAATACCCTGCAGACCAACGGCACATTGCTGAACGATGAATGGTGCAGGTTCTTTCGTGATAACGACTACCTGATCGGCATAAGTATCGACGGCCCGAAAGAGTTACACGACATTTACCGTAAAGATAAAGCCGGCAGGCCTACTTTTGACAGGGTGATGCGCGGCTTAAGGCTGCTGCAAAAGCATAACGTGGAATACAATGTACTCACAGCGGTAAACAAGATTAACGCTGAACGGCCGCTTGACGTGTATAGATTTTTACGGGACGAGGCCTGTACGACATGGATGCAGTTCATCCCGGTCGTTGAGCGCATAAATGAAGAAGGAACACGCCTTTACCAGAGAGGGGACGTAGTTTCCGACCGTTCAGTCATGCCCGGACAGTTCGGCAATTTCCTGAACAGGATATTCGACGAATGGGTAAGGCATGACGTGGGCAGGATATTTGTCCAGACATTTGAAGCCTCAATAAGAAACTGGCTGAGATTGCCGTCATCCGGCATGTGTGTATTCGATCCCGTATGCGGTTATGGAATGGCTCTCGAGCATAACGGGGACCTCTATTCATGCGATCATTTTGTAGAGCCGGACTATCTGCTTGGCAATATCAATGAAACCCATTTAAGCGAAATGGCAGCTTCAGACAGACAGCGAAAGTTTGGCGATGACAAACTTAAGACATTACCAAAATATTGCCTGGATTGCGACGTACGCTTCGCATGTCATGGTGAATGCCCTAAAAACAGATTTCTTATAGCACCTTCCGGGGAGCCGGGCTTGAATTATCTTTGTGACGGATACAAGTCGTTTTTCCACCACATAGATCGCCCGGCGAATCTGATAGCAGGATTATTATTGAGAGGCTATCCGGCTGAAAATGTCATGAAGCTGATGGCCGAGGAAGACCGCAAGCATTTCAAAGCCGGCAGAAATGACCCCTGTCCCTGCGGAAGCGGTATAAAATTCAAAAAATGTCATGGACGCCCCTCTGTGGGTGTATCTCAAAGATATGACTGA